One genomic segment of Roseovarius carneus includes these proteins:
- a CDS encoding riboflavin synthase, translating to MFTGIITDQGKLLKLTQQGDLLARIACTYDTSTIDLGASIACDGVCLTAVGLGEGWFEVQISAETVSKSNLDTWAEGRTVNLERALKVGDELGGHIVSGHVDGVAEVVGMADEGDSTRVTLRAPDALARFIAPKGSVALNGTSLTVNEVNGAEFGINFIPHTKEVTTWGRTALGDRVNLEIDTLARYVARLAEYK from the coding sequence ATGTTCACAGGCATCATCACGGATCAGGGCAAGCTCTTGAAGCTGACGCAACAGGGCGATCTTCTGGCCCGTATCGCCTGTACCTATGATACGTCCACGATTGATCTGGGCGCGTCGATTGCCTGTGATGGGGTGTGCCTGACGGCGGTGGGGCTTGGCGAGGGGTGGTTCGAAGTGCAAATCAGCGCCGAGACGGTCTCCAAGAGCAACCTTGATACATGGGCCGAGGGCCGCACTGTGAACCTTGAGCGCGCGTTGAAAGTCGGGGACGAGCTTGGCGGGCACATTGTCTCGGGCCATGTGGACGGTGTGGCCGAAGTGGTGGGCATGGCTGATGAGGGCGACAGCACCCGCGTCACCTTGCGCGCGCCGGACGCGCTGGCCCGGTTCATAGCACCCAAAGGCTCCGTCGCGCTCAACGGCACCTCGCTTACGGTGAATGAGGTGAACGGGGCCGAGTTCGGCATAAACTTTATCCCCCACACCAAGGAGGTCACCACATGGGGCCGCACTGCGCTGGGGGATCGGGTGAACCTTGAGATCGACACACTGGCCCGCTATGTGGCGCGGCTTGCGGAGTATAAGTGA
- the ribD gene encoding bifunctional diaminohydroxyphosphoribosylaminopyrimidine deaminase/5-amino-6-(5-phosphoribosylamino)uracil reductase RibD, translating into MSADARFMRLALGLGRRGLGGVWPNPAVGCVIVQSGRIVGRGWTQPGGRPHAEPVALAQAGEAARGATAYVTLEPCAHHGQTPPCADALIAAGVVRVVVAAGDPDPRVSGRGIEMLRAAGIVVETGLCADEARADLGGFLSRVTAGRPEITLKLATSFDGRIATASGHSQWITGPEARRAVHAMRARHDAVMVGAGTVRADDPALTVRDMGVARQPVRVAVSRRLDLPLMSQLARTAREVPVWAAHGADADPALIEAWEGLGARLLPCAVAGGQLDMGSVLQALGVAGLTRVFCEGGGALAASLLSADLVDRLVGFTAGLSIGAEGLPGIGALGIAQLDEAPRFELQEVRPVGRDALHIWRRARG; encoded by the coding sequence GTGAGCGCGGACGCCCGCTTCATGCGGCTGGCCCTTGGGCTGGGCCGCAGGGGGCTGGGCGGCGTGTGGCCGAACCCGGCAGTGGGCTGTGTCATCGTGCAATCGGGACGCATTGTCGGCCGCGGCTGGACCCAACCCGGCGGGCGGCCTCATGCAGAGCCGGTGGCGCTGGCGCAGGCCGGGGAGGCCGCGCGCGGGGCCACAGCCTATGTCACCTTGGAGCCATGTGCCCATCACGGGCAGACCCCGCCTTGCGCAGATGCGCTGATTGCGGCGGGTGTAGTGCGTGTGGTCGTCGCGGCGGGCGATCCGGACCCGAGGGTTTCGGGGCGCGGTATCGAGATGCTGCGCGCCGCAGGGATTGTGGTGGAGACGGGGCTTTGTGCCGATGAGGCGCGGGCGGATCTGGGCGGATTTCTCAGCCGGGTGACGGCGGGACGGCCCGAGATCACGTTGAAATTAGCCACATCTTTTGACGGCCGGATCGCCACGGCATCAGGCCATTCGCAATGGATCACCGGACCCGAGGCGCGCAGGGCGGTACATGCGATGCGTGCACGCCATGACGCGGTGATGGTGGGCGCGGGCACCGTGCGTGCGGATGATCCCGCCCTCACGGTGCGCGACATGGGGGTGGCGCGTCAGCCTGTGCGGGTGGCGGTATCGCGGCGGTTGGACCTGCCGCTCATGTCGCAGCTTGCGCGGACGGCGCGGGAGGTGCCGGTATGGGCCGCGCATGGCGCGGACGCTGATCCCGCGTTGATTGAGGCGTGGGAAGGGCTTGGGGCGCGGCTCTTGCCTTGCGCCGTGGCCGGGGGACAACTGGATATGGGATCGGTTTTGCAGGCGCTTGGCGTGGCTGGGCTGACGCGGGTGTTTTGCGAAGGGGGCGGCGCCCTTGCCGCATCGCTTTTGTCGGCTGATCTGGTGGACCGCCTTGTGGGGTTCACGGCGGGTCTGAGCATCGGGGCCGAAGGCTTGCCCGGAATTGGCGCGCTGGGGATTGCGCAACTGGATGAGGCGCCACGGTTCGAGCTTCAGGAGGTGCGTCCGGTGGGGCGTGATGCGCTTCATATCTGGCGGCGCGCGCGGGGCTGA
- a CDS encoding polysaccharide biosynthesis/export family protein, with protein sequence MKTQTSRWARSVALLTIVTLVASCGVLPRLGPTKKEIYSGSVQRSGDAFVVSVNDRVTRATAVQPALGFTEAFKNAGQLGSDTIRPGDTLGLTIWENVDDGLLAGEGTNQTILEEVQVDGSGFIFVPYAGRIRAAGNTPEGIRRIITSKLDEQTPDPQVQVRRLAGDGSTVSLVGSVGAQGVYPIERPTRTLSTMLSNAGGIVIPAEVAQITVLRGDQRSKVWFQDLYKHPEFDIALRGGDRILVEEDSRSFTALGATGAQSRVTFDSQTLSAIEAIATVGGLQTAAADPTGVFILRNEPAEIANQVLGRNDLIGDQRMVYVLDLTRPNGMFMARDFSVRDQDTLYVTEAPFAQWSKVISAITGSLGVVGTVDGATTALGG encoded by the coding sequence GTGAAAACCCAAACAAGCCGGTGGGCGCGGTCCGTCGCCCTGTTGACGATTGTCACCTTGGTGGCGTCTTGCGGGGTTCTCCCCCGTCTGGGCCCGACCAAAAAAGAGATTTATTCGGGTTCGGTGCAGCGCTCGGGCGATGCGTTTGTCGTATCGGTCAATGACCGCGTGACCCGCGCCACCGCCGTGCAGCCCGCGCTTGGCTTCACCGAGGCGTTCAAAAACGCAGGCCAGCTTGGATCCGACACGATCCGGCCGGGCGACACCCTGGGCCTCACGATCTGGGAGAACGTCGATGACGGGCTTTTGGCCGGGGAAGGCACGAACCAGACCATTCTCGAAGAGGTTCAGGTCGATGGCAGCGGGTTCATCTTCGTGCCTTATGCGGGCCGCATCCGCGCTGCGGGCAACACGCCCGAGGGCATCCGCCGCATCATCACCTCAAAGCTTGATGAGCAAACACCCGACCCGCAAGTGCAAGTCCGTCGCCTTGCGGGCGACGGCTCCACCGTGTCGCTGGTGGGGTCCGTGGGCGCGCAAGGCGTCTACCCGATCGAGCGTCCGACCCGGACTCTATCGACCATGCTGTCCAACGCGGGCGGTATCGTGATCCCGGCTGAGGTGGCACAAATCACCGTCCTGCGCGGCGATCAGCGGAGCAAGGTTTGGTTCCAAGACCTCTATAAACATCCCGAGTTCGATATCGCCCTGCGCGGCGGTGACCGGATTTTGGTCGAGGAGGACAGCCGCTCCTTCACCGCCCTCGGGGCGACGGGCGCGCAAAGCCGCGTGACGTTTGACAGCCAGACGCTGAGCGCGATTGAGGCAATTGCCACCGTGGGCGGTTTGCAAACCGCAGCCGCCGATCCCACAGGCGTCTTCATTCTGCGCAACGAGCCTGCGGAGATTGCCAATCAGGTCCTTGGCCGCAACGATCTGATCGGGGATCAGCGCATGGTTTATGTGCTCGACCTTACCCGTCCCAACGGCATGTTCATGGCGCGTGATTTCTCGGTGCGCGATCAGGACACGCTCTATGTGACCGAGGCGCCGTTCGCCCAATGGTCCAAGGTTATCTCGGCCATCACCGGCTCACTGGGCGTGGTCGGCACGGTCGATGGCGCAACGACGGCCCTCGGCGGCTAA
- a CDS encoding DUF3726 domain-containing protein, producing the protein MSWSLSEIESLSRKAARGAGMSWGMAEEAGKSATWLAAADLPGPEALADLLERLHDQDLAEFAPVICADAWRAPGGALCPIRAGAALSDLGCSGETRIEGVIQPLLLLPFVVQAAEAPLVIHWPGATFACGDALRGAATALCGQADVLIEVATAPEQPMMECALRYSPHAEAVAVLERFAQLTYAPETEASRVSGAGAGLSDND; encoded by the coding sequence ATGAGTTGGTCCCTCTCGGAGATCGAGAGCCTGAGCCGCAAGGCCGCACGCGGCGCAGGCATGAGCTGGGGCATGGCCGAGGAGGCCGGTAAATCTGCGACATGGCTTGCCGCAGCAGACCTGCCGGGCCCAGAGGCGCTCGCGGACCTGCTGGAGCGTTTGCACGACCAAGATCTTGCCGAATTCGCACCCGTGATCTGCGCGGACGCGTGGCGCGCACCGGGTGGCGCGCTCTGCCCCATCAGAGCGGGCGCAGCCCTGAGCGATCTGGGATGTAGCGGCGAGACCCGGATCGAAGGCGTGATACAGCCCTTGTTGCTTTTGCCCTTCGTGGTGCAGGCGGCGGAAGCGCCGCTGGTGATCCACTGGCCCGGCGCAACATTTGCCTGCGGTGACGCGCTCCGGGGGGCGGCCACCGCGCTCTGCGGACAGGCGGATGTGCTGATCGAGGTCGCAACAGCGCCGGAACAGCCGATGATGGAGTGCGCCCTGCGCTATTCGCCCCACGCCGAGGCGGTTGCCGTGCTGGAGCGGTTTGCCCAACTCACCTACGCGCCCGAGACAGAGGCAAGCAGAGTGAGCGGAGCAGGCGCGGGTCTGTCAGATAACGACTGA
- a CDS encoding MATE family efflux transporter, protein MTRLHAFRRDARLLLVLGLPLVGSHLAQLAIHVTDTIMLGWYSIEALAAEVLASTVFYMLFIMGSGFAWAVMPMVASAVAGGHDSRVRRVTRMGCWASVAFGFAVQPIFYWSAEIFLMLGQGPETAALAGEYLRIVGWAIVPALLVMVLKSYLAALERTQVVLWVTVAAVVLNIGVNYLLIFGNGGFEEMGIRGAAIASLVTTTASLIALVIYVAWVTPEHTLFARVWRLDAEALRDVFRLGWPIGVTNLAETGLFAASSIMMGWLGTLPLAAHGIALQITSVTFMIHMGLSNAATVRAGQAYGRHDKTELRRGAVVATMLSLGFASLTVLIFLLLPEPLIGLFMSPHEPDRAAVLGIGVALLAAAGLFQLLDAGQVMALGFLRGVQDTRVPMVIAGISYWAVGVTASYLLGFTFGMGGVGIWLGLAIGLACAAALLGLRFWRWTDRWQTAQG, encoded by the coding sequence ATGACACGCCTTCATGCCTTTCGCCGCGACGCGCGCCTCTTGCTCGTGCTGGGCCTGCCTTTGGTGGGCAGTCATCTCGCGCAATTGGCTATTCATGTCACCGACACGATCATGCTGGGCTGGTATAGTATCGAGGCATTGGCCGCTGAGGTGTTGGCGAGCACCGTGTTCTACATGCTCTTCATCATGGGCTCGGGCTTTGCATGGGCCGTAATGCCGATGGTGGCCTCCGCCGTGGCGGGCGGCCATGACAGCCGGGTGCGGCGGGTCACGCGCATGGGGTGCTGGGCCTCGGTGGCCTTTGGCTTTGCGGTGCAGCCGATTTTCTATTGGTCTGCCGAGATATTCTTGATGCTGGGGCAGGGGCCTGAGACAGCCGCCCTCGCGGGGGAGTATCTCAGGATCGTGGGGTGGGCCATTGTGCCGGCACTTCTGGTGATGGTGCTGAAAAGCTATCTCGCGGCGCTGGAGCGGACGCAGGTGGTGCTTTGGGTCACGGTTGCGGCTGTGGTGCTGAATATCGGGGTGAATTACCTGCTGATCTTCGGCAATGGCGGGTTTGAGGAGATGGGCATTCGCGGTGCGGCGATCGCGTCGCTTGTCACGACGACGGCCTCGCTCATCGCGCTGGTGATCTATGTTGCTTGGGTCACGCCCGAGCATACGCTTTTTGCACGGGTCTGGCGTCTGGACGCAGAGGCGTTGCGTGATGTGTTTCGGCTTGGCTGGCCCATTGGGGTGACGAACCTTGCTGAGACGGGGCTTTTTGCGGCGTCATCCATCATGATGGGTTGGTTGGGCACATTGCCCTTGGCGGCCCATGGGATCGCACTGCAAATCACCTCCGTTACTTTCATGATCCATATGGGTCTCAGCAATGCGGCCACGGTGCGCGCGGGGCAGGCCTACGGTCGCCATGACAAAACGGAACTGCGGCGCGGCGCGGTGGTGGCGACGATGCTGTCACTGGGTTTTGCATCTCTGACCGTGCTCATCTTCCTGCTGTTGCCCGAGCCGCTGATTGGCCTCTTCATGAGCCCGCATGAGCCTGATCGCGCAGCCGTCCTTGGGATTGGGGTAGCGCTTCTGGCCGCGGCTGGTCTCTTTCAGTTGCTGGATGCGGGGCAGGTCATGGCGCTTGGCTTTCTGCGCGGGGTGCAGGATACGCGCGTGCCTATGGTCATTGCCGGGATTAGCTATTGGGCCGTGGGCGTGACGGCGAGCTATCTGCTGGGCTTTACCTTTGGAATGGGTGGGGTCGGGATTTGGCTCGGGCTTGCCATCGGGTTGGCCTGTGCGGCGGCGCTCTTGGGCCTGCGCTTCTGGCGCTGGACGGATCGCTGGCAAACGGCGCAAGGCTGA
- a CDS encoding membrane dipeptidase, giving the protein MSFRIDGLQYANWSEKIFRELRVGGLDAVHVTIAYHETFRETVLNMEQWNRWFEQYPDLIMKGRWAGDVRAAHESGRTAIFFGFQNPSPIEDDIGLVEILHDLGARFMQLSYNNQSLLATGCYEAEDPGITRMGRAVIKEMNRVGLVVDMSHSADRSTIEAADLSQRPITITHANLHAWQPALRNKRDDVVRAVTQNGGMMGFSLYPHHLKGKTDCTLRDFCEMVAMAAERFGAEHFGIGSDLCQDQPDSIVEWMRTGRWTKEIDFGEGSATAPGFPAQPAWFRDNRDFPNLETGLREIGFNAEEVAGLMGGNWMRFFDNNFAPSPPL; this is encoded by the coding sequence ATGAGCTTTCGTATCGACGGGTTGCAATACGCCAACTGGTCCGAAAAAATCTTCCGCGAGCTGCGCGTAGGCGGGCTCGATGCGGTCCACGTCACCATCGCCTATCACGAGACGTTCCGCGAAACCGTGCTCAACATGGAGCAATGGAACCGCTGGTTTGAGCAATATCCGGACCTGATCATGAAGGGTCGGTGGGCGGGCGATGTGCGCGCAGCGCACGAGAGCGGCCGCACGGCCATCTTCTTTGGTTTCCAGAACCCCAGCCCCATCGAGGATGATATCGGCCTTGTCGAAATCCTGCACGATCTCGGCGCGCGCTTCATGCAGCTGAGCTACAACAATCAGTCCCTGCTCGCCACCGGCTGCTACGAGGCCGAGGACCCCGGCATCACCCGCATGGGCCGCGCCGTCATCAAGGAGATGAACCGCGTGGGCCTCGTTGTTGATATGTCTCACTCCGCCGACCGCTCCACGATTGAGGCCGCGGACCTCTCGCAGCGCCCTATCACGATCACCCACGCCAATCTGCACGCATGGCAGCCCGCCCTGCGCAACAAGCGCGACGATGTGGTCCGCGCGGTCACACAAAACGGCGGCATGATGGGCTTCTCGCTCTATCCTCACCACCTCAAGGGCAAGACCGACTGCACCCTGCGAGACTTCTGCGAAATGGTCGCGATGGCCGCCGAGCGTTTTGGCGCAGAGCATTTCGGCATTGGCTCAGACCTCTGTCAGGACCAACCCGACAGCATCGTCGAATGGATGCGCACGGGCCGCTGGACCAAAGAGATCGACTTTGGCGAAGGCTCCGCCACAGCCCCCGGCTTTCCAGCACAGCCCGCATGGTTCCGCGACAATCGCGATTTCCCGAACCTTGAGACCGGCCTGCGTGAGATCGGCTTTAACGCCGAAGAGGTGGCCGGGCTCATGGGCGGCAATTGGATGCGATTTTTCGATAATAATTTTGCACCAAGCCCCCCTCTTTGA
- a CDS encoding capsule biosynthesis protein, with amino-acid sequence MKSPEPSKRVFVFLQGPHGPFFHRLGRMLSRAGVDVWRVGFNMGDRMFWPGRHNFIAYRDAPDAWPAALEKILTDKSATDIVLYGDTRPIHTAAVEAARARGLRVHVFEEGYMRPYWVTYERGGANGHSRLMDLEVQTMRRDLENSDMDTALPPASWGDMRQHIFYGALYHGFVLLMNRGYRGFKPHRSITVRKEFALYLQRLVLMPAQAVDRRIATWRIRHGGFPYHLALLQLEHDSSFQMHSPFASMTEFLETVIDGFAKGAPQHHHLVVKAHPLEDGRVPVRRELKRLARAYGVAKRVHYVRGGKLAQLLDEARSAVTVNSTAAQQVLWRGIPLKTFGEAVYAKPEFVSTKPLKDFFAGAERPDRKAYRDYRRYLLETSQIAGGFYSARGRRQLLRQAVDMMLSPDDPYDALRTGTAAPRQQLRLVT; translated from the coding sequence ATGAAAAGCCCTGAACCATCAAAGCGGGTGTTCGTGTTCCTGCAAGGCCCGCACGGGCCGTTCTTCCACCGGCTTGGCAGGATGTTGTCGCGCGCAGGGGTGGATGTGTGGCGCGTGGGCTTCAACATGGGCGACAGGATGTTCTGGCCCGGACGGCATAATTTCATCGCCTACCGGGATGCGCCTGACGCATGGCCCGCCGCGCTGGAGAAAATCCTCACCGACAAATCCGCCACCGACATCGTGCTATATGGCGATACCCGCCCGATCCATACCGCTGCGGTTGAGGCCGCCCGCGCGCGCGGCTTGCGTGTGCATGTGTTTGAGGAGGGCTATATGCGGCCCTATTGGGTCACCTATGAGCGGGGCGGGGCCAATGGGCACTCACGCCTGATGGATCTGGAAGTGCAGACAATGCGCCGCGATCTTGAAAACTCGGATATGGATACGGCCCTGCCCCCTGCCAGCTGGGGCGATATGCGCCAGCATATCTTCTATGGCGCGCTCTACCATGGGTTTGTTCTGCTGATGAACCGCGGCTATCGCGGATTCAAGCCGCACCGCTCGATCACCGTGCGCAAGGAATTTGCGCTTTACCTTCAGCGCCTTGTTCTGATGCCCGCACAGGCCGTGGATCGGCGCATCGCCACATGGCGCATCCGGCACGGGGGCTTTCCGTATCACTTGGCGCTTTTGCAACTGGAGCATGACAGCTCGTTTCAAATGCACTCCCCCTTCGCCAGCATGACCGAATTTCTGGAAACCGTGATTGACGGGTTCGCCAAGGGCGCGCCGCAGCATCACCACCTCGTGGTGAAGGCGCACCCGCTAGAAGATGGCCGCGTGCCTGTGCGACGTGAGCTTAAACGGCTGGCGCGGGCATATGGCGTCGCCAAGCGCGTGCATTACGTGCGCGGCGGCAAGCTCGCGCAGCTTCTCGACGAGGCGCGCAGCGCGGTGACCGTCAATTCCACCGCAGCGCAGCAGGTGTTGTGGCGTGGTATCCCCCTCAAGACATTCGGCGAGGCGGTCTATGCCAAGCCCGAGTTTGTCTCGACCAAACCGCTGAAGGATTTCTTCGCCGGTGCCGAGCGCCCTGACCGCAAAGCCTACCGCGATTATCGCCGCTATCTTCTGGAAACCAGCCAAATCGCAGGCGGCTTTTACTCCGCTCGTGGCCGTCGCCAGCTCCTGCGACAGGCCGTCGACATGATGCTCAGCCCCGATGATCCTTATGATGCGCTGCGCACGGGTACCGCGGCTCCGAGGCAACAGTTGCGGTTGGTCACGTAG
- a CDS encoding ETC complex I subunit, which translates to MPARIYRPARTAMSSGNARTHKWVLEHAPQERREVDPLMGWTSSADTQAQVRLSFSTKEAALEYAEEHGIDVIVQEPKTRKANIRPGGYGDNFATNRRQVWTH; encoded by the coding sequence ATGCCAGCTCGTATCTACCGTCCCGCCCGCACAGCCATGTCTTCGGGCAATGCGCGCACCCATAAATGGGTTCTGGAGCACGCGCCGCAGGAGCGACGCGAGGTTGATCCGCTGATGGGCTGGACCTCTTCGGCTGATACCCAAGCGCAGGTTCGTCTGAGCTTTTCCACCAAAGAGGCAGCGTTGGAATATGCCGAGGAACATGGGATCGACGTGATCGTGCAAGAGCCCAAGACCCGCAAGGCCAACATCCGCCCAGGTGGATACGGCGATAATTTTGCCACCAACCGGCGGCAGGTCTGGACCCACTAA
- a CDS encoding LysR family transcriptional regulator, with protein sequence MAIKIEMLRCFASVAEHGSLTGAAKALGRTPSAISMMLSQFEDHVGAPLFESARKSRLTPLGAMIRTESLRELAHFDRTTRAIEGFARAEGGTVRIACTPSVAQTIMPHILQAYRAARPGVRIEMSDTDSATVQRDLTEERADIGIATLPHLPGFERHLLFCDPYGAVCPIDHPLSRNWAKLTWADLAGVPFISNGLCADIPDPEFQPILAASSLFVRNTASILSMVRAGAGITLLPQLAVLPDFLDLEFLPLSDTETRREVWMLSQPPSALSPAAQALVEAIRAAEINVSS encoded by the coding sequence GTGGCAATCAAGATCGAAATGCTTCGTTGTTTCGCCTCGGTCGCGGAACATGGCAGCCTGACCGGCGCTGCCAAGGCGCTGGGGCGCACGCCTTCGGCCATCTCCATGATGCTCAGCCAGTTTGAGGACCATGTCGGCGCACCGCTTTTTGAGAGCGCACGCAAATCGCGGCTGACGCCCCTCGGGGCCATGATACGCACGGAATCCTTGCGCGAGCTGGCCCATTTTGATCGCACGACCCGCGCCATCGAAGGGTTTGCGCGCGCCGAAGGTGGCACTGTGCGGATTGCTTGCACACCCTCTGTTGCGCAGACAATCATGCCACATATTCTTCAGGCCTACCGCGCCGCCCGCCCCGGCGTCCGCATAGAGATGAGCGATACCGACAGCGCCACCGTGCAACGCGACCTGACCGAGGAGCGTGCTGATATCGGCATCGCCACCCTGCCTCACCTGCCGGGGTTCGAGCGGCACTTGCTCTTCTGCGATCCCTACGGCGCGGTCTGTCCAATTGATCATCCGCTGTCGCGCAATTGGGCCAAGCTCACATGGGCCGATCTGGCCGGGGTGCCCTTCATCTCCAACGGTCTTTGCGCCGATATTCCCGATCCAGAGTTTCAGCCCATTCTGGCGGCCTCAAGCCTTTTTGTGCGCAATACTGCCTCGATTCTGTCCATGGTGCGCGCAGGGGCCGGTATTACCCTTCTGCCGCAACTGGCGGTGCTGCCTGATTTTCTGGACCTTGAGTTCTTGCCGCTCAGCGATACGGAAACGCGCCGTGAGGTCTGGATGCTCAGCCAACCGCCCTCTGCCCTATCGCCCGCGGCACAAGCCTTGGTCGAGGCGATCCGCGCGGCAGAGATTAACGTCTCCAGCTAG
- a CDS encoding aldehyde dehydrogenase family protein produces the protein MSSPHQNYIAGEWVSGPAEIENRNPSDLSDLIGHYAQAGNDQLDTALAAARQAQAEWAAYGLERKQAVLMAIGTEMMARAEELGTLLSREEGKPLAEGRGEVYRAGQFFTYYAAETLRQLGETADSVRADVEIDVRREPVGVVAVISPWNFPTATASWKIAPALAYGNAVLWKPANLTPASAVALTEIIARQDIPKGLFNLVMGAGRDVGQRLVESAEVDAISFTGSVPVGRGIASAAVQNFTRIQMEMGSKNALVVMEDADLDLAVTVALGGAFGGTGQKCTASSRLIVHDKIHDAFAERMIQGAEAMIVGHALAEGTQIGPVVSEAQLSENLSYVERGQSEGAELACGGARVERETKGYYMTPGIFLNTTNDMTINREEMFAPLAAIIKVGSYDEALHTVNDTNFGLTSGIVTKNLARATHFRRNARTGVVTVNLPTAGTDYHVPFGGRGDSSYGPREQGQTARDFYTIVKTAYISAGTPE, from the coding sequence ATGTCGAGCCCCCATCAGAATTACATCGCAGGTGAGTGGGTCTCAGGCCCCGCCGAGATCGAGAACCGCAACCCCTCCGATCTCAGCGATCTGATCGGCCATTACGCCCAAGCCGGCAACGACCAACTCGACACAGCCCTCGCAGCCGCGCGTCAGGCGCAGGCCGAATGGGCCGCCTACGGGTTGGAGCGTAAGCAAGCCGTGCTCATGGCCATCGGTACCGAAATGATGGCCCGCGCCGAAGAGCTGGGCACACTTTTGAGCCGCGAAGAGGGCAAACCCCTGGCCGAGGGCCGCGGCGAGGTCTACCGCGCCGGGCAGTTCTTCACTTATTATGCCGCCGAAACCCTGCGCCAACTGGGCGAGACCGCCGATAGCGTCCGCGCCGACGTGGAAATCGACGTGCGGCGCGAGCCTGTGGGCGTCGTCGCCGTGATCAGCCCGTGGAATTTCCCCACCGCAACCGCCAGCTGGAAAATCGCGCCCGCACTGGCCTATGGCAATGCCGTGCTGTGGAAACCCGCCAACCTCACACCCGCGTCCGCCGTGGCACTCACAGAGATCATCGCGCGTCAGGATATCCCCAAGGGCCTCTTCAACCTCGTGATGGGCGCAGGCCGCGATGTGGGCCAACGCCTTGTGGAAAGCGCGGAGGTGGACGCGATCTCCTTCACCGGCTCGGTTCCCGTAGGACGCGGCATTGCGTCAGCGGCGGTGCAGAACTTCACCCGCATCCAGATGGAAATGGGGTCCAAAAACGCGCTTGTCGTGATGGAGGACGCCGATCTGGACCTCGCCGTCACCGTGGCTTTGGGCGGCGCGTTTGGTGGCACGGGGCAGAAATGCACAGCCTCCTCACGCCTCATCGTGCACGATAAAATCCACGACGCCTTTGCCGAGCGTATGATCCAAGGCGCCGAGGCCATGATCGTCGGCCACGCCCTCGCAGAGGGCACTCAGATCGGCCCCGTTGTGAGCGAAGCCCAACTCAGCGAAAACCTGTCCTACGTGGAGCGCGGCCAGTCTGAGGGCGCTGAACTGGCCTGTGGCGGCGCGCGTGTGGAGCGTGAGACAAAGGGCTATTACATGACGCCGGGGATATTCCTAAACACGACCAACGACATGACCATCAACCGCGAAGAAATGTTCGCCCCCCTCGCCGCCATCATCAAGGTGGGCAGCTATGATGAGGCCCTCCACACCGTCAATGACACCAATTTCGGCCTGACCTCCGGGATTGTCACCAAAAACCTCGCCCGCGCCACTCATTTCCGCCGCAATGCGCGCACCGGCGTCGTCACAGTGAACCTGCCCACCGCCGGGACCGACTATCACGTCCCCTTCGGCGGGCGCGGCGACAGCTCCTACGGCCCCCGTGAGCAGGGCCAGACCGCGCGCGATTTCTACACCATCGTCAAAACCGCCTACATCTCCGCAGGCACCCCCGAATGA